One Phalacrocorax carbo chromosome 26, bPhaCar2.1, whole genome shotgun sequence genomic window, tgccccctccatgggtgatggtctcccttgggtgatggtcacctgaggatgacgccccctccatgggtgatggtctcccttgggtgatggtcacagaatcacagactggtgggggctggaaggaccctctggagctcaccccgtcccaccccccgcttgagcaggcccccccagagcaggggcccAGGGCCGcggccaggcggggggtgaatgtccccagggaagggaccccacagacCCCAAGAGACGCTGTTGACCAGGGCTGGCCCCAGCGCAGccccctggggagcaccgcGAGGGGCGCGGGACGCGGTCAcgtgccccctgccctgggtgtccctgctcgaGCCGGGGGGTTGGGTCTCCGGAGGCCCCTCCCCGACCCCCACAGTGTTCTGGGGGTCTGGGGTCCTCGATGCTCCGTGGGAACCTCCCGCGTTGCTTCTCACCATGTTGCTTCTCCAGCGAATCTCAGGGTGGTTGGGGGTCCCCCCCACGAGGACCAGGGCCCGCCACCGTGAGGCTCCTTCCAGGGGTCTGCGGAGCCTTCAccaacttcctcttcctcaccaggtgggctggagccaacgCCCGCATCAGGGTCGCCGTTATTCCGCTGCCCCTTGATTTCTACCCGCAAGCTCTCGGCTTGTTCCCCTTCCACTCCTccgggggtgctgccccccacgtgggtgctgcccccccatGGGTGATCCCCTTGCATGAGTGATgcccctccatgggtgatgcCCCTCCGTGAGTGATGCCCCCCCCATGGGTGATGCCCCTCCACGGGTGATGTGCTGGGTCGGAGGGGGTCTCCTGGACATGATGCCTCCCAAGTGCAGTGCCTGCTccgtgggtgctgcccccccaggggtgatgttttgggttgggtGGGACTCTCCGGGACACGATGCCCCCCAAGGTCAATGTCCCCACAAGGATGATGCCTCcccatgggtgctgccccccccagGGGTGATGTCGAGGTTGGAGGGGGCTCTCCTGGACACGATGCCCCCCCAGGGACGATGCCCCCCCATAGGTAATCCCCCCGcaggggtgctgccccccccagGAGTGATGTTTGGAGTTGGAGGGGGCTCTCCTGGACATGATGCCCCCCCCCACGGGTGATTCCCCCCCAtggctgctccccccccccaggagcgACGCTCTCCGGGGGGCGCCGGTCACCCAAAGGTGACACCCCCCGAGGCAGggactcccccctcccccactgATGCTcgccgggggggggtgggggtgcagcTGCCCCGAGGGTGATGCTCtcccccggggagggggaggggacggggctcccccgcccccccccgcccctctgTGCCCGGGGGGAGGAGTGGCGGGGGAGgacgcccccgcccccgccccccgccccccccgccccgggggccgGTTGCAGCCCGGCTGCGTGTGCGGAGGCGCAGGAAGGGGCTGGGACAAGGCTGAGCCGCCGAGCGgtgggagggggcggcggcggcagcggcgctggggacaccccccccttcacccccacccccccaccctgcacccaGAGCTCGGCGGGGCGGTGGGCACCGAGACAGGGGAggtgggtttgggggaggggggcaccaCCCGCGGGTCGCATCCCCCCCACCGGCGTGTCCCCCCACCGCATCCCCCCACCGCGTTGGAACAGCGTGGAAAACCCATTTCCCCCcgctttttttaatatatacgggggggggagggtttttttggggggggtcgCCGAAGCCCCCTCGGAGGGACGCgccggtggcggggggggctgcgcGCGGGCAGCGGGATCGGGCAGCGAAACGCCGGAGACATGAAATGGTGGGAAGGTCCCCGCTCCGGAGCCGGGTTTTTCCCTTGGGGATgcgcccccccatcccccatcgccccccaaccccctccccggCTCGGCTGGGGGTCAGACCCTCGGCCGGCGGGGGCTCCGTCAGCCCCCCGCGGCGTCCGCCATGGCCGGGCGAGAGCTCGGCGCGACCGGGCGCGTTGAAGGGGCGGCCGCGGGCGCGGTGGTGACCCCCCAccgccaccccccacccccgccaccccccaccGTCCCCCTCTCTCGTCCCCACAGGTATGGGGTGGACGAGCAAGGAGAGGAACCCCGAGAAGGTCGTGGTGAAGGTGGAGCAAGGCGCGGGGGCGGTGGAAGGCGCTGCTGAAGATGAGGAGGCAACGCGGGACGAAGGCTGCGGGATCTGGAGGCCGGGAGGCGACGGCGTTGGGGTGAGGTGGGGAGAAACGGCCAACCAAGGCAACGCGGATGAGCTGGGCGGAAGCGGGTCCCAGCCGAAGCCGAAACCCAAGCGGAAGCTGCACAAGTGCGAGGAGTGCGGCCGGGTCTTCAACTGGAGGAACCACCTCGTCCGCCACCAGCGCCTCCACACGGGCGAGCGGCCCTACAAGTGCTCCCTCTGCGGGAAGGGCTTCAACGACGGCTCCCCGCTGCTCATCCACGAGATGCTCCACCGCGGGGAGAAGCCCTACAAGTGCTTGGATTGCGGGAAGAGCTTCAGCCAAAGCTCCCACCTCATCTCCCACCAGGTGGTCCACACCGATGAGAAACCCTACGTCTGTCCCGACTGCGGGAAGTGCTTCGCCCGGCAGCAATATCTCCTCATGCACCGCCGCGTCCACACGGGCGAGAGACCCTACAAGTGCCGGGATTGCGGGAAGAGCTTCCGGAAAAGCTCCGACCTGGTGAGGCACAAGACGGTCCACACGGGCGAGAAACCCTTCAAGTGTCCCGTCTGCGGGAAGGGTTTCACCCAAAACTTCCGCTGTAACGCCCACAAGAAGGTCCACAGCAAGGAGGGGGAGGGCGGCCGAGCGGCGTCGCCGCCCCGGCACACGCAGCAGAGCAGCCGCCAGACCACGGTCCCACCAGGTAACCTTGACTTCTTGGGCCCGTCCTGGTGAAACTGGCTTCGGTTGGGTTCGAGCTGCGCCCGGCGCCGGGCGGGAGGGTCGCGGGGGTGCGGGGACCCCCCGTTTGCTGGTGTGCTGTGCTACGTTGGGTGGTGGAGGCCTTGTGGGGTCAGCGAGGCTCGGTgttgggtcctgcccttgggtcaccccaaccccaggcagcgccccaggcccggggcagaggggctgggaagtgcccggcggagaaggccctgggggtgctggctgacagccggctgggcatgagccagcagtgcccgggtggccaaggaggccaccagcccccgggcttgtgtcagccctggtgtggccagcaggggccgggcagggatggggcccctgtgctcggccctggggaggccccacctcgaatgctgggctcaggtttgggcccctcgggacaagaagggcctggaggggctggagcgtgtccagagaagggcagctgggtggggacagggtctggagcacaagtgtgctggggggcggctgggggggctgggggggtttagcctggagaagggggggctgaggggagcccttctcgctctctgcagctgcctgagaggggctggagtgaggggggggctggtctctgctcccaagtcaccagtgacaggacgagagggaacggcctcaggctgcgccaggggaggtttagagtGAAgattaggaacaatttcttcaccaaaagtgttgtcaggccctggcagaggctgccccgagaggtgggggagtcaccgtccctgggggggttcaaacaccgcGCAGACGCGGCCCtcgacatggtttaggaggccttgGGGAGGTTGGGTtgaggttggacttgatgatcctcgaGGTCTCTCCCAACCTTATGATGCGGTGACCCTGCGTATCCCAGATATCCCATATCTGGGAAGTCGTGGCCGCCGGGTGACGTCCctgggactggaagaaggggaaTGTTGTGCCCGTCTTTATAAAAGGGTAGAAAGGGGGGCCCGGGGAGGCGCCGCCCCGTCGGCCTCCGCTCGGTGCCGGGGAGGCCGCGGAGCGGATCCTCCCAGGCGACGCAGGAAATGCTGCCCACGGAAACGCTCCCAGGGCCGGAGCCCCtctgcggcggggccgggctgggggagTTGGGGCTCTCCGTCCTGGGgaggcggcggctgcggggagGCCTCCATGCGGCCTCTTAAAGGGAGACCataggaagggtggggggcgacctctttagcaaggcctgatgtgacaggacaaggggggatggttttaaactaaaggagggtggGTTTAGGCCGGACCTAAGGACGAAATGTTTCACGCCGAGGGTGGTGAAGCCCCGGCccaggctccccggggaggtggtcgatgccccatccctggagacacCCAAGGCCCGGTTGGACGGGGCTCGGAGCGACCTGCTCTAGTGGGAGATGTCCCCGCTCGTGGCAGGGGCTTGGACTCGATGGCCTCAAAAGGTCCCTCCAGCCCAAACCGTGGTGTGATTCCCACCATCCTCCCACCTTGGAGACCCCCCCCGGTGTTGCAGGTGGGGCGGTCACACCTCGGCCCCGTTCTCTCAGCAGGTGACGGCGGCCACCGAGAGACTTCCCAGCCCGGAGACCCCCAGCAAGGAGGACGAGGCGGGTCCAGCTCGAGGATggagggcgggggcgggcgtCGGGGTCCCGAGGAGCACAAAGCCCCCCCGGagcggccgggagcggggccgtgGCCTGGCGAGGGGCCGGCGCGGCCGCCTCCTCCTGCGGCCGCCTCGGAGGCGCCCGGGGGGACGTTCCCCGGCGAGGAGCGGGCGCACGAGCGGCGGCGAAGCTTCGGCTGCCGGAAGAGCCCGGGCCACCAGCGGCAGCCCCGCGGCCACCAGCGCCCCGGCCGCGGGAAGGGCTTCGGCGAGGGCTCCGACCTCGCGTCCCGGCGGCCGGAGGGACCCGCCGAGCCCCGGGGCCCGGCGATAAGCCCGGAGCTCCTCCAGCGGGGCCCGCGCGCGGCCGAGAGGTCCCACCTCTGCTCCGAGTGCGGGAAGAGCTTCACGCGGAGGTTCAACCTCAAGCTCCACAAGAAGCTCCACACCGGGGAGAGGCCCCACAAGTGCCCCGAGTGCGGGCTGAGCTTCACCAACACGTCCCACCTCATCGACCACCACCGACCCCGTTGGGGCAGGAAAGGACCgacccccccgctcccctcgaGCCTCTGCCCTGGCTCCGATTCGCGCCGGAGCCTGAGCTGTTTAGAAAAGCAGGGAGGCTGCCGAG contains:
- the LOC135317609 gene encoding zinc finger and SCAN domain-containing protein 2-like isoform X1, encoding MGWTSKERNPEKVVVKVEQGAGAVEGAAEDEEATRDEGCGIWRPGGDGVGVRWGETANQGNADELGGSGSQPKPKPKRKLHKCEECGRVFNWRNHLVRHQRLHTGERPYKCSLCGKGFNDGSPLLIHEMLHRGEKPYKCLDCGKSFSQSSHLISHQVVHTDEKPYVCPDCGKCFARQQYLLMHRRVHTGERPYKCRDCGKSFRKSSDLVRHKTVHTGEKPFKCPVCGKGFTQNFRCNAHKKVHSKEGEGGRAASPPRHTQQSSRQTTVPPAGDGGHRETSQPGDPQQGGRGGSSSRMEGGGGRRGPEEHKAPPERPGAGPWPGEGPARPPPPAAASEAPGGTFPGEERAHERRRSFGCRKSPGHQRQPRGHQRPGRGKGFGEGSDLASRRPEGPAEPRGPAISPELLQRGPRAAERSHLCSECGKSFTRRFNLKLHKKLHTGERPHKCPECGLSFTNTSHLIDHHRPRWGRKGPTPPLPSSLCPGSDSRRSLSCLEKQGGCRALEEGGGGSRHRLRVGWARGVTRHG
- the LOC135317609 gene encoding zinc finger and SCAN domain-containing protein 2-like isoform X2, which translates into the protein MGWTSKERNPEKVVVKVEQGAGAVEGAAEDEEATRDEGCGIWRPGGDGVGVRWGETANQGNADELGGSGSQPKPKPKRKLHKCEECGRVFNWRNHLVRHQRLHTGERPYKCSLCGKGFNDGSPLLIHEMLHRGEKPYKCLDCGKSFSQSSHLISHQVVHTDEKPYVCPDCGKCFARQQYLLMHRRVHTGERPYKCRDCGKSFRKSSDLVRHKTVHTGEKPFKCPVCGKGFTQNFRCNAHKKVHSKEGEGGRAASPPRHTQQSSRQTTVPPGDGGHRETSQPGDPQQGGRGGSSSRMEGGGGRRGPEEHKAPPERPGAGPWPGEGPARPPPPAAASEAPGGTFPGEERAHERRRSFGCRKSPGHQRQPRGHQRPGRGKGFGEGSDLASRRPEGPAEPRGPAISPELLQRGPRAAERSHLCSECGKSFTRRFNLKLHKKLHTGERPHKCPECGLSFTNTSHLIDHHRPRWGRKGPTPPLPSSLCPGSDSRRSLSCLEKQGGCRALEEGGGGSRHRLRVGWARGVTRHG